One part of the Amaranthus tricolor cultivar Red isolate AtriRed21 chromosome 16, ASM2621246v1, whole genome shotgun sequence genome encodes these proteins:
- the LOC130803098 gene encoding SNF2 domain-containing protein CLASSY 2-like isoform X3, whose amino-acid sequence MRKRGLHEALHPFDDHPFEIYHQGLWKTVERLRIGSGNVTFNVLDLGYLFEEKNFLSTLRLRPRRATMIDCICVLRPGADVSVFSTSEESSEESLTGWFDARITSIKRSPHESECNCKFYIKFYQFSDHAGTNRRTLCKEVEIVGINQISIFQVLEQKPSENTHYRWPFSEDCTTVSRTKLFLSKFAADISWLIVASVQKQTVFDVRSIQRKLVYQILDMSSSSYSTAVNLRGVNFRTEGEITFSSVFPFVPEENNAVPLAEELEEENTLASYELTEVRRSKRRLVQPERYLGEIGLEATDITALRIGYKFWNQDDLAIVVVNEEDTSKAVVEEPQENYEGAIELYSGPGGTYPFSLTGAEAKDENLMIRDAQSEGEGKNGEGRKKRKYVKRVKDSKGKNVQKESKHNQLAIISFKKEGNKMPREKSHLLNEIRLNPLDIDDDNVPLKFYTKRFRQRREAIMTSRLASSSYTKKNSELDDYYDGPIYGGKKSNFRQYPKKKHRPVFASSSRSDKYSEDPSRKKKTLDISAYKDLISTYMKNIQLTIENKQPIPTDAWKNLQGASSMYEKKVADEAPPPEEEEESESEMLFREMELCLASAYYEEKNPKTDEQAENFFKNDGSCQHVYTIDDEIGVLCQLCGYVLTEIRDVTPPFMRQSGFTKKQERNDQAEKDDTEHKLLDEACADLVYNPASYDTLVSESNDIVWTLIPSIRNKLHEHQKKAFEFLWTNLAGSLIPSEMEPSGKKVGGCVISHTPGAGKTFLIIAFLVSYLKLFPGKRPLVLAPKTTLYTWYKEIIKWEFPVPVYQIHGRRTYRDRIYMQKVGTSSSAVVPNGDIMHVLDCLEKIQKWHAHPSVLLMGYTSFLSLMREDSKYAHRRYMGQILRESPGILILDEGHNPRSTKSRLRKALMRVETEFRILLSGTLFQNNFGEYFNTLCLARPKFVNEVLRVLDPKYKKKIKGQNKTRTSIENRARKVFMDIIARKIDSNEVEERTDGLIMLKNLTNKFIDVYEGGGSENLPGLQSYTLMMKPTPLQHELLVRLHKHMSVARGFPLELELMITLGSIHPWLIRSAVCANKFLSAEELQSLDVFRHDPTKGSKVKFVLGLVQRSIIRREKVLIFCHNIAPINLFVELFERIYGWRKGHEVLVLQGDLELFERGRVMDKFEERGGESKVLLASINACAEGITLTAASRVVLLDSEWNPSKQKQAIARAFRPGQEKIVYVYQLLVSGTLEEDKHGRTTWKEWVSCMIFSEEHVDDPSKWQAEKIEDALLREIVEEDHAKSFHMIMKNEKTSYENPLKVINEE is encoded by the exons CCTTTGAGATATATCATCAAGGCTTGTGGAAAACTGTGGAACGATTAAGAATCGGCTCCGGCAATGTAACGTTTAACGTCTTGGACCTTGGATATTTATTCGAGGAGAAGAATTTTCTCTCTACTCTAAGGCTACGGCCTAGACGAGCAACTATGATTGATTGCATCTGTGTATTAAGACCTGGTGCTGATGTTTCTGTATTTTCAACATCCGAAGAATCATCTGAAGAATCTCTTACA GGATGGTTTGATGCTAGAATAACATCAATCAAGAGGTCACCACATGAATCTGAATGTAACTGCAAGTTTTACATCAAATTCTACCAATTCAGTGACCATGCTGGAACTAACAGAAGAACGTTATGCAAAGAGGTTGAAATTGTCGGGATTAATCAaatatcaatatttcaagtacTCGAACAAAAGCCTTCGGAAAATACTCATTATAGGTGGCCTTTCTCAGAAGACTGTACTACAGTGTCAAGGACTAAATTATTTCTATCGAAGTTCGCTGCTGATATCTCTTGGCTTATTGTTGCATCAGTTCAAAAACAAACTGTATTTGATGTAAGATCAATACAAAGGAAGTTAGTCTACCAAATATTGGACATGAGTTCTAGTAGTTACTCGACCGCTGTCAATCTAAGAGGTGTAAATTTCAGGACAGAAGGAGAAATCACATTTTCATCTGTTTTTCCGTTTGTTCCGGAGGAAAATAATGCAGTGCCACTTGCCGAAGAGCTTGAGGAGGAGAACACACTTGCAAGCTATGAGCTAACAGAAGTAAGGAGATCAAAACGTAGGCTTGTACAGCCTGAGAGATACTTGGGTGAGATTGGTCTTGAGGCGACAGATATTACTGCACTCAGAATAGGGTATAAGTTTTGGAATCAGGACGATTTGGCCATTGTAGTCGTAAATGAAGAGGATACCAGTAAAGCTGTTGTAGAAGAACCCCAAGAGAATTATGAAGGCGCTATTGAGTTATATTCCGGGCCAGGGGGAACTTATCCTTTTTCGCTTACTGGAGCTGAGGCAAAAGATGAGAATCTTATGATTAGAGATGCTCAAAGTGAAGGAGAGGGTAAGAACGGAGAAGGTCGAAAAAAGCGAAAATATGTCAAAAGAGTGAAAGATAGCAAGGGGAAAAATGTACAGAAAGAGAGTAAGCATAACCAACTTGCTATTATTTCGTTTAAGAAAGAAGGCAATAAAATGCCTCGAGAAAAAAGTCATCTCCTTAATGAGATCCGTTTAAATCCTCTTGATATCGATGATGATAACGTCCCCTTGAAGTTCTATACTAAAAGATTTAGACAGCGTAGAGAAGCAATAATGACATCAAGATTAGCATCGTCATCATACACGAAGAAGAATTCAGAGCTGGATGATTATTATGATGGACCAATATACGGAGGAAAGAAGTCAAACTTTCGACAGTATCCTAAGAAAAAGCATCGCCCTGTGTTTGCTTCTTCGTCTAGGAGTGATAAGTACTCGGAAGATCCATCAAGAAAGAAGAAAACATTGGATATTTCTGCGTACAAGGACCTTATATCAACCTACATGAAGAACATACAGTTGACCATTGAGAACAAACAGCCAATTCCTACTGATGCATGGAAAAACCTTCAAGGAGCGTCATCTATGTATGAAAAGAAAGTTGCTGATGAAGCTCCTCCTcccgaagaggaagaagaatcagAATCCGAAATGCTGTTCAGAGAAATGGAACTTTGTTTAGCTTCAGCATATTATGAAGAGAAG AATCCAAAGACCGATGAACAagcagaaaatttcttcaaaaatgaTGGATCTTGTCAGCATGTATACACCATAGATGATGAAATCGGGGTTCTATGTCAATTGTGTGGATATGTACTAACAGAAATTAGGGATGTCACGCCACCTTTT ATGCGACAATCCGGATTTACCAAAAAACAAGAAAGAAATGACCAGGCTGAAAAGGATGATACAGAGCATAAGCTGCTAGATGAGGCATGTGCGGATCTTGTCTATAATCCTGCTTCATATGACACTCTTGTGTCTGAATCAAATGATATTGTCTGGACTCTTATTCCAAGTATAAGGAATAAATTACATGAACATCAAAAGAAGGCATTCGAGTTCCTTTGGACCAATCTTGCCGGGTCTTTAATACCTTCGGAAATGGAACCATCAGGGAAGAAAGTGGGAGGTTGTGTGATTTCGCATACTCCTGGTGCTGGGAAAACATTTCTTATCATCGCATTCCTTGTAAGTTACTTAAAGCTGTTCCCGGGAAAGAGACCTTTAGTTCTTGCTCCAAAAACAACACTATATACATGGTACAAGGAAATTATAAAGTGGGAATTTCCTGTCCCAGTGTACCAAATCCATGGCAGAAGAACTTATAGGGATCGAATCTACATGCAGAAGGTTGGAACTTCCTCATCAGCTGTTGTTCCAAACGGTGATATCATGCACGTACTTGATTGTTTGGAGAAGATACAGAAGTGGCATGCTCATCCTAGCGTTCTTCTTATGGGTTACACCTCCTTTTTGTCGCTCATGCGAGAGGACTCGAAGTATGCTCATCGTAGGTATATGGGTCAAATTCTAAGGGAAAGTCCAGGAATCTTGATACTCGATGAAGGGCACAACCCGAGAAGTACAAAGTCTAGGCTGAGGAAAGCGTTGATGAGAGTTGAGACAGAATTCAGGATTTTGCTTTCCGGAACTTTGTTTCAGAACAATTTTGGTGAGTATTTTAACACCCTTTGCTTGGCTAGGCCGAAGTTTGTTAATGAGGTGCTTCGAGTTTTAGACCCAAAATACAAGAAGAAAATAAAGGGACAGAATAAGACGAGGACTTCCATAGAAAACCGAGCAAGGAAGGTATTCATGGACATCATTGCTAGAAAAATAGACTCGAACGAAGTAGAAGAGAGAACCGATGGCCTAATCATGTTGAAGAACTTGACGAATAAGTTTATTGATGTATATGAAGGTGGAGGCTCAGAGAACTTGCCAGGCCTTCAAAGTTATACCCTTATGATGAAGCCAACTCCTTTGCAGCATGAACTTCTTGTGAGGCTTCACAAACACATGAGTGTTGCTCGGGGATTTCCTTTGGAGCTCGAGCTTATGATCACCCTTGGATCCATCCATCCTTGGTTGATTAGATCTGCTGTTTGTGCTAACAAGTTCCTTAGCGCAGAGGAGCTTCAGAGTCTTGATGTTTTCAGGCATGACCCCACAAAAGGGTCAAAAGTGAAATTCGTCCTTGGTCTCGTTCAACGGTCTATCATTAGGAGAGAAAAGGTATTGATCTTTTGCCACAACATTGCACCAATAAACCTCTTCGTTGAACTTTTCGAGAGAATATATGGGTGGAGAAAAGGCCATGAGGTTCTCGTCCTTCAAGGGGATCTCGAGCTTTTTGAGAGAGGACGGGTaatggataaatttgaggaacGTGGAGGGGAGTCAAAGGTACTACTCGCATCCATCAATGCTTGTGCCGAAGGTATTACATTGACAGCTGCTTCTAGGGTGGTCTTGTTGGACTCTGAATGGAACCCCTCGAAGCAAAAGCAGGCCATTGCTCGAGCTTTCAGGCCTGGCCAGGAGAAAATCGTTTATGTTTACCAACTTTTGGTTAGTGGTACATTAGAAGAAGATAAGCATGGTAGAACAACATGGAAAGAATGGGTGTCTTGTATGATATTTAGTGAAGAACACGTGGATGATCCTTCGAAATGGCAAGCGGAGAAGATCGAAGATGCTTTGTTAAGAGAGATTGTCGAGGAAGATCATGCTAAGTCTTTCCatatgatcatgaagaatgaaaagacGTCTTATGAGAACCCTCTGAAGGTGATCAATGAGGAATAA
- the LOC130803098 gene encoding SNF2 domain-containing protein CLASSY 2-like isoform X1 translates to MRCVSRTTFAGQAHRVDTMRKRGLHEALHPFDDHPFEIYHQGLWKTVERLRIGSGNVTFNVLDLGYLFEEKNFLSTLRLRPRRATMIDCICVLRPGADVSVFSTSEESSEESLTGWFDARITSIKRSPHESECNCKFYIKFYQFSDHAGTNRRTLCKEVEIVGINQISIFQVLEQKPSENTHYRWPFSEDCTTVSRTKLFLSKFAADISWLIVASVQKQTVFDVRSIQRKLVYQILDMSSSSYSTAVNLRGVNFRTEGEITFSSVFPFVPEENNAVPLAEELEEENTLASYELTEVRRSKRRLVQPERYLGEIGLEATDITALRIGYKFWNQDDLAIVVVNEEDTSKAVVEEPQENYEGAIELYSGPGGTYPFSLTGAEAKDENLMIRDAQSEGEGKNGEGRKKRKYVKRVKDSKGKNVQKESKHNQLAIISFKKEGNKMPREKSHLLNEIRLNPLDIDDDNVPLKFYTKRFRQRREAIMTSRLASSSYTKKNSELDDYYDGPIYGGKKSNFRQYPKKKHRPVFASSSRSDKYSEDPSRKKKTLDISAYKDLISTYMKNIQLTIENKQPIPTDAWKNLQGASSMYEKKVADEAPPPEEEEESESEMLFREMELCLASAYYEEKNPKTDEQAENFFKNDGSCQHVYTIDDEIGVLCQLCGYVLTEIRDVTPPFMRQSGFTKKQERNDQAEKDDTEHKLLDEACADLVYNPASYDTLVSESNDIVWTLIPSIRNKLHEHQKKAFEFLWTNLAGSLIPSEMEPSGKKVGGCVISHTPGAGKTFLIIAFLVSYLKLFPGKRPLVLAPKTTLYTWYKEIIKWEFPVPVYQIHGRRTYRDRIYMQKVGTSSSAVVPNGDIMHVLDCLEKIQKWHAHPSVLLMGYTSFLSLMREDSKYAHRRYMGQILRESPGILILDEGHNPRSTKSRLRKALMRVETEFRILLSGTLFQNNFGEYFNTLCLARPKFVNEVLRVLDPKYKKKIKGQNKTRTSIENRARKVFMDIIARKIDSNEVEERTDGLIMLKNLTNKFIDVYEGGGSENLPGLQSYTLMMKPTPLQHELLVRLHKHMSVARGFPLELELMITLGSIHPWLIRSAVCANKFLSAEELQSLDVFRHDPTKGSKVKFVLGLVQRSIIRREKVLIFCHNIAPINLFVELFERIYGWRKGHEVLVLQGDLELFERGRVMDKFEERGGESKVLLASINACAEGITLTAASRVVLLDSEWNPSKQKQAIARAFRPGQEKIVYVYQLLVSGTLEEDKHGRTTWKEWVSCMIFSEEHVDDPSKWQAEKIEDALLREIVEEDHAKSFHMIMKNEKTSYENPLKVINEE, encoded by the exons CCTTTGAGATATATCATCAAGGCTTGTGGAAAACTGTGGAACGATTAAGAATCGGCTCCGGCAATGTAACGTTTAACGTCTTGGACCTTGGATATTTATTCGAGGAGAAGAATTTTCTCTCTACTCTAAGGCTACGGCCTAGACGAGCAACTATGATTGATTGCATCTGTGTATTAAGACCTGGTGCTGATGTTTCTGTATTTTCAACATCCGAAGAATCATCTGAAGAATCTCTTACA GGATGGTTTGATGCTAGAATAACATCAATCAAGAGGTCACCACATGAATCTGAATGTAACTGCAAGTTTTACATCAAATTCTACCAATTCAGTGACCATGCTGGAACTAACAGAAGAACGTTATGCAAAGAGGTTGAAATTGTCGGGATTAATCAaatatcaatatttcaagtacTCGAACAAAAGCCTTCGGAAAATACTCATTATAGGTGGCCTTTCTCAGAAGACTGTACTACAGTGTCAAGGACTAAATTATTTCTATCGAAGTTCGCTGCTGATATCTCTTGGCTTATTGTTGCATCAGTTCAAAAACAAACTGTATTTGATGTAAGATCAATACAAAGGAAGTTAGTCTACCAAATATTGGACATGAGTTCTAGTAGTTACTCGACCGCTGTCAATCTAAGAGGTGTAAATTTCAGGACAGAAGGAGAAATCACATTTTCATCTGTTTTTCCGTTTGTTCCGGAGGAAAATAATGCAGTGCCACTTGCCGAAGAGCTTGAGGAGGAGAACACACTTGCAAGCTATGAGCTAACAGAAGTAAGGAGATCAAAACGTAGGCTTGTACAGCCTGAGAGATACTTGGGTGAGATTGGTCTTGAGGCGACAGATATTACTGCACTCAGAATAGGGTATAAGTTTTGGAATCAGGACGATTTGGCCATTGTAGTCGTAAATGAAGAGGATACCAGTAAAGCTGTTGTAGAAGAACCCCAAGAGAATTATGAAGGCGCTATTGAGTTATATTCCGGGCCAGGGGGAACTTATCCTTTTTCGCTTACTGGAGCTGAGGCAAAAGATGAGAATCTTATGATTAGAGATGCTCAAAGTGAAGGAGAGGGTAAGAACGGAGAAGGTCGAAAAAAGCGAAAATATGTCAAAAGAGTGAAAGATAGCAAGGGGAAAAATGTACAGAAAGAGAGTAAGCATAACCAACTTGCTATTATTTCGTTTAAGAAAGAAGGCAATAAAATGCCTCGAGAAAAAAGTCATCTCCTTAATGAGATCCGTTTAAATCCTCTTGATATCGATGATGATAACGTCCCCTTGAAGTTCTATACTAAAAGATTTAGACAGCGTAGAGAAGCAATAATGACATCAAGATTAGCATCGTCATCATACACGAAGAAGAATTCAGAGCTGGATGATTATTATGATGGACCAATATACGGAGGAAAGAAGTCAAACTTTCGACAGTATCCTAAGAAAAAGCATCGCCCTGTGTTTGCTTCTTCGTCTAGGAGTGATAAGTACTCGGAAGATCCATCAAGAAAGAAGAAAACATTGGATATTTCTGCGTACAAGGACCTTATATCAACCTACATGAAGAACATACAGTTGACCATTGAGAACAAACAGCCAATTCCTACTGATGCATGGAAAAACCTTCAAGGAGCGTCATCTATGTATGAAAAGAAAGTTGCTGATGAAGCTCCTCCTcccgaagaggaagaagaatcagAATCCGAAATGCTGTTCAGAGAAATGGAACTTTGTTTAGCTTCAGCATATTATGAAGAGAAG AATCCAAAGACCGATGAACAagcagaaaatttcttcaaaaatgaTGGATCTTGTCAGCATGTATACACCATAGATGATGAAATCGGGGTTCTATGTCAATTGTGTGGATATGTACTAACAGAAATTAGGGATGTCACGCCACCTTTT ATGCGACAATCCGGATTTACCAAAAAACAAGAAAGAAATGACCAGGCTGAAAAGGATGATACAGAGCATAAGCTGCTAGATGAGGCATGTGCGGATCTTGTCTATAATCCTGCTTCATATGACACTCTTGTGTCTGAATCAAATGATATTGTCTGGACTCTTATTCCAAGTATAAGGAATAAATTACATGAACATCAAAAGAAGGCATTCGAGTTCCTTTGGACCAATCTTGCCGGGTCTTTAATACCTTCGGAAATGGAACCATCAGGGAAGAAAGTGGGAGGTTGTGTGATTTCGCATACTCCTGGTGCTGGGAAAACATTTCTTATCATCGCATTCCTTGTAAGTTACTTAAAGCTGTTCCCGGGAAAGAGACCTTTAGTTCTTGCTCCAAAAACAACACTATATACATGGTACAAGGAAATTATAAAGTGGGAATTTCCTGTCCCAGTGTACCAAATCCATGGCAGAAGAACTTATAGGGATCGAATCTACATGCAGAAGGTTGGAACTTCCTCATCAGCTGTTGTTCCAAACGGTGATATCATGCACGTACTTGATTGTTTGGAGAAGATACAGAAGTGGCATGCTCATCCTAGCGTTCTTCTTATGGGTTACACCTCCTTTTTGTCGCTCATGCGAGAGGACTCGAAGTATGCTCATCGTAGGTATATGGGTCAAATTCTAAGGGAAAGTCCAGGAATCTTGATACTCGATGAAGGGCACAACCCGAGAAGTACAAAGTCTAGGCTGAGGAAAGCGTTGATGAGAGTTGAGACAGAATTCAGGATTTTGCTTTCCGGAACTTTGTTTCAGAACAATTTTGGTGAGTATTTTAACACCCTTTGCTTGGCTAGGCCGAAGTTTGTTAATGAGGTGCTTCGAGTTTTAGACCCAAAATACAAGAAGAAAATAAAGGGACAGAATAAGACGAGGACTTCCATAGAAAACCGAGCAAGGAAGGTATTCATGGACATCATTGCTAGAAAAATAGACTCGAACGAAGTAGAAGAGAGAACCGATGGCCTAATCATGTTGAAGAACTTGACGAATAAGTTTATTGATGTATATGAAGGTGGAGGCTCAGAGAACTTGCCAGGCCTTCAAAGTTATACCCTTATGATGAAGCCAACTCCTTTGCAGCATGAACTTCTTGTGAGGCTTCACAAACACATGAGTGTTGCTCGGGGATTTCCTTTGGAGCTCGAGCTTATGATCACCCTTGGATCCATCCATCCTTGGTTGATTAGATCTGCTGTTTGTGCTAACAAGTTCCTTAGCGCAGAGGAGCTTCAGAGTCTTGATGTTTTCAGGCATGACCCCACAAAAGGGTCAAAAGTGAAATTCGTCCTTGGTCTCGTTCAACGGTCTATCATTAGGAGAGAAAAGGTATTGATCTTTTGCCACAACATTGCACCAATAAACCTCTTCGTTGAACTTTTCGAGAGAATATATGGGTGGAGAAAAGGCCATGAGGTTCTCGTCCTTCAAGGGGATCTCGAGCTTTTTGAGAGAGGACGGGTaatggataaatttgaggaacGTGGAGGGGAGTCAAAGGTACTACTCGCATCCATCAATGCTTGTGCCGAAGGTATTACATTGACAGCTGCTTCTAGGGTGGTCTTGTTGGACTCTGAATGGAACCCCTCGAAGCAAAAGCAGGCCATTGCTCGAGCTTTCAGGCCTGGCCAGGAGAAAATCGTTTATGTTTACCAACTTTTGGTTAGTGGTACATTAGAAGAAGATAAGCATGGTAGAACAACATGGAAAGAATGGGTGTCTTGTATGATATTTAGTGAAGAACACGTGGATGATCCTTCGAAATGGCAAGCGGAGAAGATCGAAGATGCTTTGTTAAGAGAGATTGTCGAGGAAGATCATGCTAAGTCTTTCCatatgatcatgaagaatgaaaagacGTCTTATGAGAACCCTCTGAAGGTGATCAATGAGGAATAA